TATAAATACAAAGGATTTTACACCATCtcaggaaataaagaagaacaCTATATGGACATACAATcagaaaatggataaaaatgaaataaaaactctcAGTGGAGGGTTTTATGCGTCTTATTTCTGTGACTGGATAAATGACAGAGAGATCACTTCATATAAAGGGATGTTTCTCATCTAAAGCCTTAACCTGCTCATGcgaaatcattttttttggaatGTATTTTTGATACTGTGGTGTTTTACAAGCTTCGATTgattgatgaaatgaaatgatgcaccTGCAGCAGTTGAGAGTAATCGCACACGATACATGTGGAAATTTATTGTTGTCAGAATATTTCACCATTACAGTCGATACGTTTCATTCTAATAGCACACTGTGTCTGAAACcgaaacaaagaaaactgatACATGTACTCAAAGGGGAGATATCAAGAACCTAACTTATTTCTTGTTGGATATTTTGTGTAAgggtatgtgtgttttttgtttgttttttaattgtgtgtttaCCATGataatgcattaaaatgaatgcaaaatcattttttgcTATATTGATTTGACCATGAATTACTTCAGTATGATGCACCAGCACATATGAAGCGCTGTCTATTCATGTCTTCAGTTGCTGCATCAAATATTTGTGatataaaaaaagtaaacatcTCTAAAGCTAGTGTGAATCAAGTTCAAGtaagactaaaatatctcactTACCAACTCATTCTTATTCCTTGTTCATTAATCAAGtttaatagacctttttttccTACAGCAGCTAGTTTGACATGGTCaatgcaggtgtttccaatgatactaattaaggttcagtccCATTTAGTGCATTCCCAGTGAACCAACATTGAGTCTGTTTGACCTAAATGGAACCAGAACCTCAATTAGCatcattagtaacacctgtgtttacccaactatttttatatcaaacagctgctgcGAATAAATGTctattaatttagttttaatctGATTATCAGAGTCCTTTAGGTAAACTGGGCCTGTGTTGAACCGCTGCCCGTGCTGCCTTCCAATGCGCTCCGTAAATTCTAAAACTCCTTGATCATTGaacaattaaagaaataatatcgactgaaaatcaaaatataaTGCTGTTAACttactattaaaaaaacaataatacagaCGCACTCACATTAGTGCTTCTGTATATATTTGATTAAATGCGTGTTTGAGTTATTTAAGCAGTAGCCCGAAAACACCCGTTTTTACTCCAGCAAGCGAAGGCAGCACCGGACTGTCCCGGGGGAGTCGTGCATGTCAATAATGAATACGAGCTAAGCGGAGCGGTAATGAGCCCGTAACTGACGGAGGAGACACGGACAGATTTTAAAATCCATCACCAAGTATCTCTCTAGTCCaacatttgtttcctgttgttgtgaCTTTCGAGTCTTAACCGGGTGAGTGGATGATACGGGGCTGCTAGCGTTAGCTCAAAGCTAATTATTAAGGATACGAGCTACGCTAGCGTTAGCTTGCGACGCATTTACTATCATAATAAAATAGTCTAAACGATGCTTGACTAGTTCATTAcccttgtttctgtttgttaatTCATAAACGACACTGTAACACGTGTTTTCTATAGACTGTGATGTGTTAAGGTTAGCTAAATCCTGCCCTGATTGATcacactgaccttttttttgttgtttttatgtgtcacCGTGTTTATGATGCTCGACACGTTTCAGGTGTAACCTGCTGCCTGTGCTGTGATTTTTGAAAAGCAGAGGCCAGAGATTTTCTCCtcttatttcagtgtttgttttgtcatcttTGAGCCTCCCTAGGTTAAAACAAGCCCACCTTCTCTGGTAAATCACAAGttatatctgtttttattatccTACCAGGGCACGTCTTTGCTTTTCTAAGCAATGCTTTGCATCTGGATGTTGCCTGAATCATTTGCATGGTGGAGGAAGCAGGATATATTATAGCTGTGGTGCTTTCTAAGCATCGTGCACATTTGAACTGAGTCAGCGTTGTCAGGAATAAAACCTCTTTATCTTCTTTCTGCCTCATTGGTGCTGATCTTTGTGCACATAAAGTTACAGTATCACTAAATGAATTGCCTAACATGCAGTGATATCTGCAGTTTATGATCAGATTACAGGTCTTTTACTGAgtcacagtttttcttttgggAACGAGCTTAGTTTGATACAAGTACTTGCAAGagtttgagacaaaacaaacttatttaatttagtttcaaATAGTGAAGACTCACAGACAGATAATACTATAGAATAAATTGAAagtgtggatgtttttgtgtgtgtccagtttGTAGACAGCTATGGGTGGGCTGGGAAACGGACGTCGTGGAGGAAGATCACCCCCTCTAATGATTGGCGCTCTAATCGCCTGTATCCTGGTTCTGGGCTTTAACTACTGGGTGTCCAGCTCCCGCAACCTTGAACTACAGGTAggttaatctgtgtgtgtgtgtgtgtgtgtgtgtgtgtgtgtaagtgtattGTGGTCAGCTTACAGCATTTGTCTAAATATCTAAGTGTTGCTATATAATGATGGAacgttttattgttattaatcaTAACTTTGGTACAGATTGCATCACCGCTGCATGTTATGAGAAGACCTCTGGATGATTgtgtattttcctttttcacttcACAAAACACTCACTTTAAGCAGCTAATGTAACCCAGGATTTTGCTTATTTGCTTTGCAGAACAGGAATACAATTAAGAACCAATCAAACATCttgaagcagaaacacaaaacacaactcgCCGTGCTTTCCGTGTTTGTCACTGTAATCTGAGTTTGTATCAGTCTGTCAGTACTGCACAGTCaaattgttgtgtttgtatcagtCTGTCAGTACTGCACAgtcaaattgttgtttttagtgtcattACTGTGCGAGACGCACGCAAATCAGCTGTGAAGAAAGCACTTAAACGACCTGAACTAACCTGaaccctctttgtgtgtgtgtgtgtgatacagacTAAGCTCTACGAATTAGAAGGCCAGGTGCGACGGGGAGCAGCGGAGCGAGGAATtgcagagatgaagaagaatgaGTTCCAGGAAGAAATCCAGAGACAGAAGGAGCAGATAAGCCACATAGAAAGCCTCTACAAGAGACAGCTGGAAGGAGCCCAGAACACCTGCAGCCAAGAGAAGGTACACATGAACACTGCTGGGACTTAATGTAACAAAGATAAACTGCTGTCTGTAAACTATAGCCACATAGGACCTTCGGGGCAGTGAAACACGTCTTTGTCTTCCCTTCACACTTAACAAACAGGAAAGATTTACACAAAacgctgtgtttttgtttctaggGCACGCTGCAGCAGAACATTTCCTCCAGTACCAAGACCATACAGGAACTCAAAGGTGACAAAACTGTTACAAACAGTTTTAAcgtctatgtgtctatgtgtgagaagttaaatgaaatgttttgtgtctttctgtgctCTAGGTCAGCTGAATCAGCTAAATGATGACCTGGGGAAGCTACAGAAGGAGCTTCAGAGTTGCCAAGGCAACATCAAAACCCTGAACAACAAACTCATGTATGACATGTAAGGAAAATAAAGTAGTAAGCTCTTGATATGCACACGAACTGCCACTGACATTATGAATTGCCTCAGTCCAGAGATTATATTCCTGTACCTCCTGGTTAACGTgtacgtctgtgtgtttgtacacgTGTAGGACCCATTGCCAGTCCCAGGTCCTGTCCCAGAAGGAGTTGTGTGATGAGAGAGTGGCTGCTGCTAAACTTGAAGTtcagaagaaaagggagaagcTCACCCCTCCTCCAGGTGTCTCCTCACAGGTAAGACCACATTCCTGTTCGACACTAAACCACACAAAGGGGTGTTAACCGTTACTCTAGTCTTTCCTCAGGATCAGGATCTGGGATCAGGGCAAACGGCCAGGCCCAATGAAGCGCTTTAGTGTTGGCTTTATAAAGGCTGATCCACTGCTCATTGTAACACAGTGCACTCTGGGGACACCAGTTATTATATACTCTCCATTGTGCTTTATTAAAGCCCTGGAACAGTTTCTCAATGCATACAGTTGCTTGTGATGCAGCAAAACACTTCATCAGGTTTGGTGATGttcttttctgtccttttatGACACTCAACCCacaattattacattattatgaaTCTATTCaagatgattttcttttgtctgaacCTGTAGACAAATCAAGAGGAAAGACCTCTGGCCTACATGTTCTGTAGGACAAAGCTTTCTAATTTCCTCTTTTACAATCCTACACCCAGCTTTTGGTGGTGTGAAATAATGTGACATGATGTCAGCAGGACAATACGGTGGATGGAGCAGTGAAAGAGGATGGAGCAGTCGTGACTGTGGCTGATGCGGTTAAGACAGCTACTGTTGTAAGTCACACACCAAGCGCCTCTCAGCCCAAAGAAAATGAACCACCTGAACTACTGACCAATGAGATCATCGTGGATAAAGGTAAAAGTCATAAATGTCCTGGTAACTCACATCTATGTGtatggaaataaaatatgtatttatatctcTATACCTTTTATGCACAAAATAACAGACACtcattttctgtcttatttATCAGCTTCCGTTGCCCAAGTAGACCAGCTCCCAGCAAAGGATCTCTCCAAAGTAGACTCCCAATCTGTTCCCTCAGCTGCTAGCGTGAAGCAGGACGTTTTGCCACCACCAGTGGGCGATGTCGCAACAGAGGAGAGTGAGGCGGAGACCAGCAAGCTTTTAACGGATAATCTGACTGAGGATAAAAACGTGGGGTTGATGGATGCTCAGACAGaaggtaaagaaaaacaaaaaaacaatcttttatAATTCAGAGAATCAAACACGTTGAACACACGAGCACGCGTTTTCAGACCTGTTTTTCTACCTTACCCTTCCCAGGGTGTCCGCGGGGTATTAAAAAAGGTAGTAATTAAGTAAATTAAAAGGTTGTGAatgtctgatttttatttatttttttgaagaaTAAACGTGATTTAttgtaagtttgtttgttaaaagttcATCAGAATTTATTACACAGACTGTACAGTAGAACTATTTTCCATAGCGCACAGCAGTAGACTCAGGATTGTTCTGTGTATTTCATGCCTTCGAGGTCTTCATCACTATTTCCATCATTTAGAGTTCACAGAGGCCATTTATGAGATCAGTGTATATCCCAGGAGGGGGGTGGTGCTTTTATTGACAGATTGTCACACTCTACAGCCGGTGTTTAAAGTGTGCGTGTGACCCACACCAGGCTGGGATCTAAACACGGAGCATCGGTGCTAAGGTTTATCTGTTTATCCAGCATTGACccgtcacagagctgtgatgtcattttgagactcggtTTGTCaagtttagtcaacatgtgagaaccCGTCTGACACAGAGAGTCACACTCAGCGTCGCTCCCTCTCCCCTGGCACcgtgagttaccatggttacaagAACGCCCTGAAACTTTGTAATGATTCTCAAGAAGTTTGCGGTTAGTATGACGGAACAACatcactgaatactgaaaagttATGTACATGATTGATTAAGTAATACTTGAAACAGGCGTTGCACAAAACGGTTTCCACTGAAAATGACATTGAAAAATACTGTTGGTCAAGTAtacttgatgtcttcattagagaacatggttatgtgtgGAGTGGTGCTGAACTCTTAGGCATTCTGTCATTGCTTTAGCAGATGTCAAGTAGCGTTACTCAAATTGTGTAGTTGGATCTATctacagtgttcagttgactgacagcttgatgggagagcagccattGATATCAAATTCCTGTGCTGCTAGTATGCCCAGTACACCGCTCCAACCAagtcccaccaccagtcaaactCCCACTGCAGCCATCGcaaagtcgctttggataaaagcgtcagctaagTAACTAAATTTAAATAACAATTAAGGGACTGACAGTAACAGTGCATGTGCCCTCCCATTTATCAATCCTGTTTTTGCTATATGACTAGAAGCAAGATGccttgaggttttaaaaaatatttaggaGGTgttaaaaaggtattaaatttaacctcaggaTTCCTGCCAAAACCCTGCTTCCATTTCCTACATGTCGAATGtgacacaaattacaaattGAGGGCACAATTAGTCATAACAGCAGCATGAAGCTTGATTTACTGGGCATGAACAATATCCTGCACAGCACAAAATGTAGGTATGTGAAGCCCAAAACATCATAGGTACTAGCACCACGTCCCTGTGACCTACAGTGAATACCCTGGCCACCACTGGTTCGAAGGCTAACATTGGCCAATAGAAAATGTCCCTATCAAAAGCAGGGAGCTATTTATTCCTATCTAGGCGTTCTTAGTTAAAAGGTTGTGTAATTTGTGTCTCCAGAGGCAGACCCTGGGATGGAAGGCATGCTGGTTAGCCGGGTGAAGGCAGATGAGACTACTACTGATCAGAAACCCGAGGGTCTGGAGGAATATGATGCAGACGAGCGGGTAGTGGATGATGTCAAACAACAGCAGAGTAAACAGACTGAAAATATGGGTAAGTGTGTGTCACCACTTTTGGGTTTATTCAAGTGCAGTTGACCATCTGATATAAAGGTATAAAGGATAGTTGTTAATAAATGTGCTGTGTTTTAAAGGATTTGAGTGTTTATAACCATGTTGTGTTTCTGGATagacctggaggaggagctggctgACTATAATGgagatgatgaaaatgaaggCGAGTTTGAAGCAGACAAACAAGCTGAGCTTGCTCGAGTCTAAGGtataaactgaaaacacacgGACATTCATGTTACTGTAATAACTTCATGACTTAACATATGACACATTcaatattgtttatttcatggcAGCAGATCGAAAACAATTCAGCGTCGACCGTCCTTAATTATCTTCAGTGTTCAATTAAACTGTTCAATACAGCTGTGTGCAAACATAAATCTTATTTCTGTGACTGTTTTTTCGGTGTGAGGTTTTAACAGCTTTTTAGCACACTGTCATATAACAAACTATTGAAAAGCATTTGGCACATGTCCATCCTTCAGTCTGCAACAACTTCCCCTTGACCTTTGTAATGCTTTCCTATTTGACGCAGCATATCCCTGAGATTGAAAATCTGCATGACATGTTATTTGGAAAATGCAATTACAATCTTACAGATCTTTTACTAGTTCTAACATGGCCCTGCTGTAGGCACAGTGTAGCCATAATAATAGATTTGCTTGTATTATTAACatagtattgttttttttgttttgtttttttcttgcaggGCTGGAGTTGGCGAAGTGATTCGCACACCACATTAAGAAGCCGGACCCGTTATACACCTCAGCACAGCAGGTTAATGGAGcctcccaaacacacaaaacaaaacaaaataaaatggacaTTCCTATGCGGACTCATAACATTAGGTTGGGCGGTTAACTTCAAAAGCATTTGCTTTGTGGATTGTCTATTTGTCATCTTAATTGCATTCTGTACATTTGATATTATCACATGTAGTCAGATGTTTTATCAGCTGGGAACATTTTCTGTATTAGAGTATTAGAATAGTTATTAGTATAGTATTAGAATATTCTGAACAAGCctcaaatatgcaaatatcaGCTACGTGAGGACACTGTTATTGAATCACATGCATTTCACTGTGTACATGAGGCCCCGAGGAGCActcatttttccttttcatatGTTTTGATGACACGAAAGTACTCGGTACTTGTATGTACTTTAATATCACCTGCTTAGTTCTGCGTACTCTTCATCTCGACATGCCAACACTTGACACGAGCTGGCTTGAAAAACATCTCGACATGCCTGGAAATCAGTAGATTTTGATTATGTGATTAGATGGGTTGTTTAAGTTCACACTGTAATGACTGTGACTTGAATGCAATAGAAGTGATGATAATGTGCAGACCCTTATAGGGTTACAACAGAACTCATCTATCGGAGGGGGTCTGCAGCagaggcttcttcttcttctctctcgcACATTTAACAGCATTTTAAATGCCTTAAGTTGTTCCTGTACAGAGTCTTTCATAGAAAGAGTGCTGACGTTGGGTCAACAGTCACTTTGCTCTACAAGTGAATGAAAATGAGGCTTTCCATAACTGCAGTCAATGATTCCTGTCAGACTGCTGAGTCATTTTGATGCTAAAGTCAAAACAGCCCCATGTAGCCAAATTTGCTATAAACAGTAACGTTGGCTTCGTGGACATGCCACATGATAAACAGGCAAATTTAACTTTGTCAGGTTTTATTGTAAGTGATATACATTTTTTTGATCAATGagcaatccttttttttttttttttttttttaacaacatgtGCTGGGCTCAACATTTTGGATcaataagaaaaaatatttctagATTATAATGAAAGATATAGTTTAgaacaggggtcttcaaccaggggtccacgAACCCTAAGGGGTCCGCAGAAAGACTGCATGGGGTCTGCCAactttttgtcataataatggTGACTGTGAGGGTGCGGACAACTGAGAAACCACAAACAGCGGAAGCATTTGCCTATGTCCAAAGATGCACAGCTCTTGGAATTTAATAcccaataataattatgcatgaactttatcatcataaaaacatataggctaataacctAGTACATAAATAGATTAATAAGGTGAAGTTGAACagagtaaatataaaagttattacagGCCAAgcttaaaatgtgaaacttttctaaaaaatgaattacatgtgggggtccctgttctgtttgtctctcgtccaaggggtccttgggctgaaaaaggttgaagactccTGGTTTAGAACACCTGGATAATATTTGCAGATCAATAACCTCTTTTCGTTTCAACGCATGCCTTATCGATTCTGTGTACACCAGAGTCCCCTTGTGGCCAGTAGATGCTTCATAGGGTGTAGCGCTTTGGTACATGTTTACTGGACCTGCTCCGAGTTTTTGTGAAATCACTTTGTGGATACTGCCTCTGGTCTGATGGATTGTAATATTTTGTGGAGATATTTGAGAATTTTTCTGTAACATTATGAAGGACATGTCATTGAAGTAGGGACGGTGTGTTCTGCTTTAGGGCTCCTGCAAATCCAGTAGATGTGAAAAATTCAGTAGCTGTGCTAAAATGTATCAAGTCAAACTGCACTAGACTGGAAATTGTGTGGGTGAGTGCAAACATGAATATAAGACatcagaaataacaaaaagctTTGAAGAAGATGCAGAATACAAACAGAATATATGTAAATCATCATATGCCATACTTTTATCTTGTCACTCTTTCATATGTTTCCTTCAGCTGTTGTTTAACGTCTTGGTAACATggaaaacttttgttttcacaaacaaaacaaaaaagttttgtgGTTTTACAAAATGCT
This genomic stretch from Larimichthys crocea isolate SSNF chromosome III, L_crocea_2.0, whole genome shotgun sequence harbors:
- the golm1 gene encoding Golgi membrane protein 1 isoform X3; translation: MGGLGNGRRGGRSPPLMIGALIACILVLGFNYWVSSSRNLELQTKLYELEGQVRRGAAERGIAEMKKNEFQEEIQRQKEQISHIESLYKRQLEGAQNTCSQEKGTLQQNISSSTKTIQELKGQLNQLNDDLGKLQKELQSCQGNIKTLNNKLMTHCQSQVLSQKELCDERVAAAKLEVQKKREKLTPPPGVSSQQDNTVDGAVKEDGAVVTVADAVKTATVVSHTPSASQPKENEPPELLTNEIIVDKASVAQVDQLPAKDLSKVDSQSVPSAASVKQDVLPPPVGDVATEESEAETSKLLTDNLTEDKNVGLMDAQTEEADPGMEGMLVSRVKADETTTDQKPEGLEEYDADERVVDDVKQQQSKQTENMDLEEELADYNGDDENEGEFEADKQAELARV
- the golm1 gene encoding Golgi membrane protein 1 isoform X1, translating into MGGLGNGRRGGRSPPLMIGALIACILVLGFNYWVSSSRNLELQTKLYELEGQVRRGAAERGIAEMKKNEFQEEIQRQKEQISHIESLYKRQLEGAQNTCSQEKGTLQQNISSSTKTIQELKGQLNQLNDDLGKLQKELQSCQGNIKTLNNKLMYDMTHCQSQVLSQKELCDERVAAAKLEVQKKREKLTPPPGVSSQQDNTVDGAVKEDGAVVTVADAVKTATVVSHTPSASQPKENEPPELLTNEIIVDKASVAQVDQLPAKDLSKVDSQSVPSAASVKQDVLPPPVGDVATEESEAETSKLLTDNLTEDKNVGLMDAQTEEADPGMEGMLVSRVKADETTTDQKPEGLEEYDADERVVDDVKQQQSKQTENMDLEEELADYNGDDENEGEFEADKQAELARV
- the golm1 gene encoding Golgi membrane protein 1 isoform X2, yielding MGGLGNGRRGGRSPPLMIGALIACILVLGFNYWVSSSRNLELQTKLYELEGQVRRGAAERGIAEMKKNEFQEEIQRQKEQISHIESLYKRQLEGAQNTCSQEKGTLQQNISSSTKTIQELKGQLNQLNDDLGKLQKELQSCQGNIKTLNNKLMYDMTHCQSQVLSQKELCDERVAAAKLEVQKKREKLTPPPGVSSQDNTVDGAVKEDGAVVTVADAVKTATVVSHTPSASQPKENEPPELLTNEIIVDKASVAQVDQLPAKDLSKVDSQSVPSAASVKQDVLPPPVGDVATEESEAETSKLLTDNLTEDKNVGLMDAQTEEADPGMEGMLVSRVKADETTTDQKPEGLEEYDADERVVDDVKQQQSKQTENMDLEEELADYNGDDENEGEFEADKQAELARV
- the golm1 gene encoding Golgi membrane protein 1 isoform X4; this encodes MGGLGNGRRGGRSPPLMIGALIACILVLGFNYWVSSSRNLELQTKLYELEGQVRRGAAERGIAEMKKNEFQEEIQRQKEQISHIESLYKRQLEGAQNTCSQEKGTLQQNISSSTKTIQELKGQLNQLNDDLGKLQKELQSCQGNIKTLNNKLMTHCQSQVLSQKELCDERVAAAKLEVQKKREKLTPPPGVSSQDNTVDGAVKEDGAVVTVADAVKTATVVSHTPSASQPKENEPPELLTNEIIVDKASVAQVDQLPAKDLSKVDSQSVPSAASVKQDVLPPPVGDVATEESEAETSKLLTDNLTEDKNVGLMDAQTEEADPGMEGMLVSRVKADETTTDQKPEGLEEYDADERVVDDVKQQQSKQTENMDLEEELADYNGDDENEGEFEADKQAELARV